GATGGTCTCGGCCGCCAAGCTGCGCCGGGCCCAGGAGGACATCACGGCCGCCAGGCCCTACGCCGAGAAGATGGAAGAGCTCGTCAAGGGCATGGCCGGGCGCTGCGGCGGGGAGG
The Deltaproteobacteria bacterium DNA segment above includes these coding regions:
- a CDS encoding F0F1 ATP synthase subunit gamma (produces ATP from ADP in the presence of a proton gradient across the membrane; the gamma chain is a regulatory subunit), translating into MASLRDIQRRIKSVKNTQQITKAMKMVSAAKLRRAQEDITAARPYAEKMEELVKGMAGRCGGE